A genomic segment from Portunus trituberculatus isolate SZX2019 chromosome 14, ASM1759143v1, whole genome shotgun sequence encodes:
- the LOC123503578 gene encoding leucine-rich repeat-containing protein 40-like isoform X2 yields MAREAAMVAAKCRESQENGGHLDLSECQLCQVPDAVFHLMRNTPLTTCNLSGNLLSKIPPKFALKFCLITELNVSHNKMSKLPEELADCVELQRLDLSHNSYVNLPSVVFRLPKIKAIYVNNNYIMDIEVEEVQRAKTLEEFDITENPLSPKSHDGLSAVTNLRIKLTPRELEEWEDLNV; encoded by the exons ATGGCGCGTGAGGCAGCTATGGTGGCAGCAAAGTGCAGGGAGTCCCAGGAAAACGGAGGGCACCTTG ACTTGAGCGAATGCCAGCTGTGTCAAGTGCCGGACGCTGTGTTTCACCTCATGAGGAACACACCGCTCACCACGTGCAACCTGTCCGGAAACCTGCTCTCTAAGATTCCTCCCAAGTTTGCCCTCAAGTTCTGCCtcattacag AGTTGAATGTCTCCCACAACAAGATGTCCAAGTTGCCCGAGGAACTGGCAGACTGTGTGGAGCTGCAGCGCCTCGACCTCAGCCACAATTCTTACGTCAACCTTCCCTCTGTGGTGTTCCGGCTGCCCAAGATCAAGGCCATCTACGTTAACAACAACTATATcatgg ataTTGAAGTGGAGGAAGTTCAAAGAGCAAAAACCCTGGAGGAGTTTGACATCACTGAAAACCCACTTTCACCAAAGAGTCATGATGGCCTTAGTGCAGTGACCAACCTCAGGATAAAGCTAACCCCGCGGGAGCTGGAGGAGTGGGAAGACCTCAATGTTTGA